The genomic window CCCACTCAAGCTCCATGGTACAACTAGCTTGATAATGGGCTCGAAAAGGGGGATGAGAATACCATATGGGGAGTAACCCATTGGTCCCTGCATTTGCAGAAATATATTATGACTTAAGAGGAATCCAAAGGAACAAGTAACATGCAATGGAAAGTTGGAATGGTCCTTCAACCTACCAGGGAGACTGGACTTTATAGCAGAATGCTCCTTCTCACAAAGACATGCAGCTACCAGGGTTGCGCTGAATCTAGCATTATCATATGTTTCCTTTGCACGCGTTAAATTGTTAGGATCAGTAAAGAGGTCATCTTTATAATGTTCAATAAAGTGGGTCTCCACATTGCCATTTTCAAATGCTCTATGGTCAGcaagtttttgaagaaaattgatattagTTGGCACACCTGCAACCTGACAAGCATCAAGTCCATAATATGAGTACAACGATCTCAAagtattaaaaagataaataggtGAATCAAAAAGATAGAAAACAAACTGCATTCCCAAAGAAACCAGAGGGAAGCGGGACCATAATATACATATGGAATTAGTTTCTGTTGacaatcaaaacattttatttatctttgtcTCAAAGCATAGGTACAGAATATCCACGGGGTCCTGGCCATGTGGACCATCAATTATCTTTCAAACAAACCATCAGAAATTTTTACTTTGtaaccaaataatttaatttgacttcATAGCTCATGCATAGAACTACTCTTCCAGGTCGATGCCTAGCAGTGTGATTGTAATAATATGCAAAGTTCATAAATGAGAACTGCAGCTAAAACATGATTGCCGCTAGGATGTACCTGAAATTTTGATAAGCAATCCTTCAGTTTGACTAATGCTGCAGCACGGTTTTCTCCTGAGACAACAAGCTTTGCAATCATTGGATCGTAGTGCATGCTAACAGTATCCCCCTGCTCAACTCCAGTCTCAACCCGAACTGATAATTAAAACACATCCAGTATAAGCCAAAAAAGGGGAATGCAAAAGgctaaaataaatcaataaaaacacgCTGCAACAAAGAAAACCCATTCACTCAAAACTGGTGGTAGACTTAAACCATTACAAGGACACATAGACTGTTCCATCCTCActgtttttaaatatcaaagagAGCAGTGGTTGCAAAACAGGAAACCTAATTGAATAGTAGCTTCATAAGGAAACTTTGGCCCATcaatattttgaaagaaaatcagCAAAAAGTCAGGGAAAATACCAATCACCAACAACGAAACAAGAATTCATATTCAGCATACATAAGTGACATGATTATTTTGTTGCAATTAGCACCTGTTGGTGAAACTGGAACGGGACGATAATGGTGAAGAACTCCAGTTGCAGGAAGAAATCCTTTTGGAACATTTTCAGCATATATTCGGGCTTCAAAGGCATGCCCTGTCAAGTCATAGTGATCATTATCAGGTAAGCCAACAAAGAACTCGTAAGAGTAGAGAAACTCTTCATGCTTAACATGATAAAGATATCATATTAAACGTGGTCTAAGAAATCTGAAGAACAGAAAGTTTTCCACATGACATCAGATCTTAAAACAAAGGGCAATCCAACAATTTATTTCAACCTTGGTAGACCAAAACTGACACGAAACGTTGAATTtgcacttcttttttcttgtttagccttttattttatctgtgAAATATTGgaacacttttattttttgcataaaacaagaatattttatttgaagaaagaaGTGCAGATAGAAGAGGGAGGATAAGACATCTTTtgcagaaagaagaagagaagagaacagTTTTAGTCTTATTATACTGAACAAGTGTATGCCACCTCTTATGCTACTACCTGATTTGTTGGAGAGTGGGGACAGAATTATGCTGCTGGTCTACTAGTAAATCAAAAGGTGAAAATGTAATTTCACAGCAAAGAGAAATTAACTTTTTACTAGTTGGAATTATGATTGTAAATTTTGACCATTCTATTGCAGTTCCAATCTACTAACCAACAAAAGGAATAGAAGGATGGGCATAGTCAATGCCATGTAGAGAAAAGTGAAAGGAGGTGCAAGTATCATATTTCAGAAGTTGAGTACCAAGCAATATATGAGACCAAGGAGCAGAGCAGGAAAGTAATATAACACAGACATCACACGCATAAATCTTTTCCAGGGGAAAGAATTTACCCAATAAAGGCACCTGTGACTGATTAATAGGTAGTGGCTCTCCATTTGCAACAGATATTTGCCACTCTACAAGATCTTGGCCAACAATCATCTCAGTCACAGGATGCTCAACCTACATAAGAATATCACAGCTCCCTGTCAGATTTATGCTAGGCTTGTGGGACTGGCGGAGAACCATTTATCTAGTTTTGTTTGCTTTATCGTTATCATACttctattttattgttatctttGCAAACTTATCATTCTACCTGTTGGATCTCTATGCTAATTAACTAAACTAGATAAATGGTTCTCCATCAGGAACTAAAGCAAGAAGACAGAAAAGAGCAAAACAAGTACCTGAAGGCGGGTGTTCATCTCCATGAAATAGAACTGGCCTGACACAGTGTCAACTATAAACTCCACAGTGCCAGCATTGTGGTAACCAACTGCCTTTTAATATGCAAGAGGGACTATACATTAGCAAATATAATGAATAAAGTTAAAGAACAATGACTGCAGTTAAACGGGACGTGAAATGTTAGAGCTAAATAAGAGAGCTCGTTAGGTAGCACAACTATGATGGTCTCAAGTTCCAAAATTAATAGCACAATTATGCAAGACAAAGGGTAGATTCCTTAAAAATAGTGGCCTACATATTGCAAGCAAACAAAATTCAGAACTTCCTAAAACTCCATTTTCCAGGCACTGGGATGTAGGATCATGGACAAAGGAGAAAATAACTTGTATAGTCTTAATAGACATGTGAATAAGCTCAACAACTATAATATGGTAGATTTAGGACACAAAAGGGTAGTCAACAATTTTCCAACTTTATAACCACCAATTCGAGTAGAAAACATATGCCCATAGGGATTCAATGATCTCACGAAGGAAGATAGAACAAAACAAGTTTCTAGTAAACAAACATGACTCCAAGGGATCCCATTTGGCGTGGGAAACTGTTGTCGGGAGAAGGATCCCTTTCTAATGTACTCAGTATCAATTTGCAATTTGGCTATTACAACATGATCAAAAGATTTCAAATCAAAACATTCTTTGTTTGTACTCCATAAAAATTCATTGAACTACTTAAACTATCAAAAGAAGTAAAAGCAGGTGCATTTGATTTGCATGGTGAGGcccatcaaaaaaatattttaaggctTCAAAAAGTCCGTCCATAACATGAAACACTGTATGTTATGTATAGCATATTAAATCACATGCTCGGGCTAGAATTCAACCCAAATGGTGCACGCCAAACATGGAAATTACTTGCCTAAGAATTTGTATTTTACTGAAAATATTGATAATGTTCAGCGAGTTCAACTGACAGGACATTACCTTGGCTGCAGATACAGCAGCCTGGCCCAAGTGGGAGCGGAAGTCATTCATGACATTTGGCTGCATCAACCGATTTTCTATTACATTTTCTATAAATCTACAACAAGAAACCTGATTGAAAACTATAGAAACTGAACATTACAGCTGGAGCTTCTTCAATTATCTTCTGATGTCTTCTCTGTACGCTGCAGTCCCTTTCATATAAATGTAGTACATTGCCATGTTTGTCCCCAAATATCtatgaatttgagaaaaaagatcttacaaaaaattcaattacaaatgatttatttcattacatGGACAAGTACGTGAcataatttgaaattgaaatataagaATTCAAGAACATGTAAGCAAAAAATTGAGAcataattttgtaaatataaGAACTAGGAAAGAATGCTGAAAGATTATTGCATCCAATAGCCCATACCTGAACTTCTATGTGTCTTGGCTTTGTGATATATTTCTCTAGCAGAATTGTGTTTATACCAAATGAAGCAGCTGCTTCACGTTGTGCTCCCAAAAAAGAGTCAACAAATTCATTTGGACTTTGAACTATCCTCATACCCTAAAATCTGCACATTGTGAGAGCCTCAtccgaaaaaataaataaaaatccaacatAGTAAGACAAATCATGCGTATACCTTTCTTACATTTGAATgaatttcatgtttcttttcacaagaaaagaactcgaagattttaattttcattcatcTAATGAGAGTTAACGCCGAGCATGTGCTGGACTACTGATGCATATTCCAATCAGAACTTGGTGAGTTACCATACATCCATATCTCATATATTGATGTCTTATATACATGCATCGTCAATTATATTAAGCAACTCAGATTCCTAATGTTACAGggtagcaattaaaagaataaaattggcACACCTTTCCACCACCTCCATGCGTCGGCTTTATTAAGATAGGGTATCCAATCTTATCTGCTTCTGACTTCATAAGTTCAATATCTTGTTCACTGCCATGATAACCTGGCACAAGCGGCACCCCTGCTGCACCCATTATCCTCTTTGATGCACTGTTGAAATTAAAacactgataaaaaaatttacagaaTTTTCTGAATAATCGAAAGCATAATATTAGCTTATATAGAGAAAATGAAGGGCCAACACACTCAAACATGCATGTACAGATTGAGAGGTAATAAAACACAGTATAGAAAGCATTCATTCAAAGCCACATTCATGCTTttgagaacaaaaaagaaacatgaaattaattaaaaaacagagGTCTTATCATACCTTTTATCACCCATGTCCCGGATTGCCGATGCTGG from Populus trichocarpa isolate Nisqually-1 chromosome 5, P.trichocarpa_v4.1, whole genome shotgun sequence includes these protein-coding regions:
- the LOC7464698 gene encoding methylcrotonoyl-CoA carboxylase subunit alpha, mitochondrial isoform X2 gives rise to the protein MASMATILRRKLHDNRHFLIQTRLFSLESFSHDTKTTSRIEKILIANRGEIACRIMRTAKRLGIRTVAVYSDADRDSLHVKSADEAVHIGPPPARLSYLNGSAIVEAAIRTGAQAIHPGYGFLSESSDFATLCEDKGLTFVGPPASAIRDMGDKSASKRIMGAAGVPLVPGYHGSEQDIELMKSEADKIGYPILIKPTHGGGGKGMRIVQSPNEFVDSFLGAQREAAASFGINTILLEKYITKPRHIEVQIFGDKHGNVLHLYERDCSVQRRHQKIIEEAPAPNVMNDFRSHLGQAAVSAAKAVGYHNAGTVEFIVDTVSGQFYFMEMNTRLQVEHPVTEMIVGQDLVEWQISVANGEPLPINQSQVPLLGHAFEARIYAENVPKGFLPATGVLHHYRPVPVSPTVRVETGVEQGDTVSMHYDPMIAKLVVSGENRAAALVKLKDCLSKFQVAGVPTNINFLQKLADHRAFENGNVETHFIEHYKDDLFTDPNNLTRAKETYDNARFSATLVAACLCEKEHSAIKSSLPGTNGLLPIWYSHPPFRAHYQASCTMELEWENEYDGSSSEFFTFSITYQSDGNYLIETEEVNSPGLEVKATLLHDQDFRVETDGVSMDVSLSAYSKDKIKHIHLWHGSHHYHFRQKLELDLSDDNEIQQKTNFETALHPPGTVVAPMAGLVVKVLVMDGTKVEEGQPILVLEAMKMEHVVKAPFSGHVHGLQVTAGQQVSDSSPLFSVKFPGSYSATRCSIHHES
- the LOC7464698 gene encoding methylcrotonoyl-CoA carboxylase subunit alpha, mitochondrial isoform X4 — translated: MGAAGVPLVPGYHGSEQDIELMKSEADKIGYPILIKPTHGGGGKGMRIVQSPNEFVDSFLGAQREAAASFGINTILLEKYITKPRHIEVQIFGDKHGNVLHLYERDCSVQRRHQKIIEEAPAPNVMNDFRSHLGQAAVSAAKAVGYHNAGTVEFIVDTVSGQFYFMEMNTRLQVEHPVTEMIVGQDLVEWQISVANGEPLPINQSQVPLLGHAFEARIYAENVPKGFLPATGVLHHYRPVPVSPTVRVETGVEQGDTVSMHYDPMIAKLVVSGENRAAALVKLKDCLSKFQVAGVPTNINFLQKLADHRAFENGNVETHFIEHYKDDLFTDPNNLTRAKETYDNARFSATLVAACLCEKEHSAIKSSLPGTNGLLPIWYSHPPFRAHYQASCTMELEWENEYDGSSSEFFTFSITYQSDGNYLIETEEVNSPGLEVKATLLHDQDFRVETDGVSMDVSLSAYSKDKIKHIHLWHGSHHYHFRQKLELDLSDDNEIQQKTNFETALHPPGTVVAPMAGLVVKVLVMDGTKVEEGQPILVLEAMKMEHVVKAPFSGHVHGLQVTAGQQVSDSSPLFSVKFPKTSVEWDHFPGQGE
- the LOC7464698 gene encoding methylcrotonoyl-CoA carboxylase subunit alpha, mitochondrial isoform X1 — protein: MASMATILRRKLHDNRHFLIQTRLFSLESFSHDTKTTSRIEKILIANRGEIACRIMRTAKRLGIRTVAVYSDADRDSLHVKSADEAVHIGPPPARLSYLNGSAIVEAAIRTGAQAIHPGYGFLSESSDFATLCEDKGLTFVGPPASAIRDMGDKSASKRIMGAAGVPLVPGYHGSEQDIELMKSEADKIGYPILIKPTHGGGGKGMRIVQSPNEFVDSFLGAQREAAASFGINTILLEKYITKPRHIEVQIFGDKHGNVLHLYERDCSVQRRHQKIIEEAPAPNVMNDFRSHLGQAAVSAAKAVGYHNAGTVEFIVDTVSGQFYFMEMNTRLQVEHPVTEMIVGQDLVEWQISVANGEPLPINQSQVPLLGHAFEARIYAENVPKGFLPATGVLHHYRPVPVSPTVRVETGVEQGDTVSMHYDPMIAKLVVSGENRAAALVKLKDCLSKFQVAGVPTNINFLQKLADHRAFENGNVETHFIEHYKDDLFTDPNNLTRAKETYDNARFSATLVAACLCEKEHSAIKSSLPGTNGLLPIWYSHPPFRAHYQASCTMELEWENEYDGSSSEFFTFSITYQSDGNYLIETEEVNSPGLEVKATLLHDQDFRVETDGVSMDVSLSAYSKDKIKHIHLWHGSHHYHFRQKLELDLSDDNEIQQKTNFETALHPPGTVVAPMAGLVVKVLVMDGTKVEEGQPILVLEAMKMEHVVKAPFSGHVHGLQVTAGQQVSDSSPLFSVKFPKTSVEWDHFPGQGE
- the LOC7464698 gene encoding methylcrotonoyl-CoA carboxylase subunit alpha, mitochondrial isoform X3, which codes for MASMATILRRKLHDNRHFLIQTRLFSLESFSHDTKTTSRIEKILIANRGEIACRIMRTAKRLGIRTVAVYSDADRDSLHVKSADEAVHIGPPPARLSYLNGSAIVEAAIRTGAQAIHPGYGFLSESSDFATLCEDKGLTFVGPPASAIRDMGDKSASKRIMGAAGVPLVPGYHGSEQDIELMKSEADKIGYPILIKPTHGGGGKGMRIVQSPNEFVDSFLGAQREAAASFGINTILLEKYITKPRHIEVQIFGDKHGNVLHLYERDCSVQRRHQKIIEEAPAPNVMNDFRSHLGQAAVSAAKAVGYHNAGTVEFIVDTVSGQFYFMEMNTRLQVEHPVTEMIVGQDLVEWQISVANGEPLPINQSQVPLLGHAFEARIYAENVPKGFLPATGVLHHYRPVPVSPTVRVETGVEQGDTVSMHYDPMIAKLVVSGENRAAALVKLKDCLSKFQVAGVPTNINFLQKLADHRAFENGNVETHFIEHYKDDLFTDPNNLTRAKETYDNARFSATLVAACLCEKEHSAIKSSLPGTNGLLPIWYSHPPFRAHYQASCTMELEWENEYDGSSSEFFTFSITYQSDGNYLIETEEVNSPGLEVKATLLHDQDFRVETDGVSMDVSLSAYSKDKIKHIHLWHGSHHYHFRQKLELDLSDDNEIQQKTNFETALHPPGTVVAPMAGLVVKVLVMDGTKVEEGQPILVLEAMKMEHVVKAPFSGHVHGLQVTAGQQVSDSSPLFSVKGE